Sequence from the Tenrec ecaudatus isolate mTenEca1 chromosome 6, mTenEca1.hap1, whole genome shotgun sequence genome:
CTGTGCCCGCCCCGCACCATGCCCCAGCCCCCGGTCTAGCCGGGCCCCCTCGCAGGGAGCAGCACTTGGGGGCATCTCTGGCACTTGGGTGGGACCAAGGAGATGCCCCCAGATCCCCTTCCCTTCTTCTTCCCCAGTCCGGTTCCATTCTTTGCACCAGCACCCATCGCCCTAGGGATACCGAGGGGGGCGTGGGGTGTCTAGTCCaagcccacccccaacccctcgcCTTCCGCAAAACTGTGAGCAAAAAGCAATAGAAGCCtcgcccccgcccctcccctttcCGCAGGATTCTGTAGCCTCCCCCGGCCCCCCACTCCTAGATTTCATGGCCATGGCCGTCTGCACCCACCAGACACCTCCACTGCACAACTCAACTCGGGCGGGGGCGTGACCCCCCCCTCCTCTGTGATTTCTGTATCGTCAGTCCTCCCTGCAGCCAACCCTCGGGGGTCTGCCCAGCCCCATcacctctttcctctttctgcttGACGATGTAGCAGCCCCAGCTCCCCACCCGCCTCggccctccccctttccctctccctgaTAATAAAATCTAGATTCGTTCTGTCCTCTGCCCCACAGACTCAAGACTCTCTCCGTCTTTTTTCTGCGGTTTTGGAAGCTTTTCGgtcgatggggtgggggtggggagagtctATCAGTATGATGAGCGTGACCCGTACATAGGAAAGGGGACCAGAAGGACGAAGGGGAAGGGTAGACGTAGGAGGGAAGCTAGAGCAAAGGCCGCCGAGCTGCCCGCgagcccccacctcccctgcctccGGGCTCTAGAATGGACCCCAGTCCGAGTCTCGGGTTGCCGCAGCGACAGTCGAGAATTTGTCGCAAATCCACTAGGCGGCGCCAAAGACACGGAAACCGTGCCCGAGACGAAGCGCCGCAATGGTCCCTCAGCGATTCCGGGGAGACAGGGCCAGCCCCGCTCGCAGACAAAGAAAGGAACGGGGGCTTCCGTGCCTCCTGGTGAGAAGCCCACACCTCCTCAGGGTTGCAAGGCGCGGGAGGAACTGAGGGTCAGACCTCTAGTCTCAGACCCACATAAATAGTGACCTTGTCTTCCCTGGACCCCCGTTTCCCATTTGCAAAAGGAACCCTTTTGGGTGGAAGGAAAGGTTCGTTGAGCCCTCCTAGgagatggcttcaaaaagttggtgggaaaattccattctgttttTCCCACGAGGAAGTCTCCCAGCAGATGCCTCCATACACATTCCCATTCCACTCACGCCTTGAATCCTCTCAGTGCACTTTTCTCGCTCCCTCCGCGTTTCcggtttccatttcttcttctgcCCTAACCCTGAGCACTCGGTCTTGGCTAAACGCTGCCCTGGTGATCCTAAATGGTGGATGCTTCGAACTTGGGGGTGAAGTCAGTTCCAGACCTGGGGAGTGAGGGCCGCACCCCGCAGGATTCCACACGCGCTTTGAAACCTCCGCGCACATGCGTGCTGGAGGAACCAGTACGGTATCTTTTCAGACAGATTCCAACTGCTTGTCTGGTCCCCTCAATGCCCAGGGTGTACAGAGGGTCTCCATTGGCTTCTCGGAATTCAGTTCCATCGCACACCACCACGAGCCACCGGTCATCCTGTAGCCCTCTCCCCCCAACCCACTGGCTGACCAGCAAGCCAGCCAGAAGAGCCCCAAGCGGAAGCCCCCATATTGTGGGGTACCCCCAGTTTGCATCATCTGTGCTCACTTCCCCTCTGTCCATTTCCCAGTCTTGCagaagagaagggggagggaagtGGAATGAAGGCTGCTAAAGAGgaaggggagaggaaaggggCCTCCTCACCGGGGTTTGCCAACtgtgaggttgggggtggggctcaCTATGGGTTCAAAAATGGAACCCATAAAAGGAGCCTGGTGTGTTGGAGGGTTTATTCCAGCTCATTGCCGCTCAAAACAAGTCCCGGGCTGCAGGTGCAGAAGATTGAGAAGCAAGGGTGACGTTTGGGGAGAGAGGGTCTGGGAGACACTGGAGTTAATGAGACTGAGATACTAGCCAATTTGCAAAGGTACCTCAGACCTGCTGGCTGAAAACTGAAGGCACTGCTCCATTCTGTCGTTCCTCTTCCCACATTTACCACCCCAACGACGAGCCCACGCACCTGGACAACTGGGCTCATCCAAGCTCCTCCCTCTTCCTAACCCTTCACTGAGTCACTTGACGTGTCAATTGACGTCTTAACAACCTATAGATCATCATCATCCGATTCTGGTCCCGCAACCTCTGCTCTGTCCACAAGTGGTTACATAATTTGCAGGATCTGGTGCAAAATGAGAATGCAGGGCCCCTTGTACCCAAAGCCTGAACATTtcttaaacatcattttattgggggctcttcgagctcttataatattccatacatcaattgtatcaagcatatgtgtacatatgttgccatcatcatttccaaaacattttctacttgagcccttagtatcagctccttctttcccctccctcaaagCATGAGAAATTCAAGAGAATGACAGAAGAATAGGAAGCCAAGCACCAGGTGCTTCTGAGGGCACCACCCTGTGCAGGGGGGCATGCCCGTGGAGCCAGTCCTGGACCTAACTCGGCTCTCCTTTCTCCTGTGTGGACAGGTACCTCCTTACTGATCTCTCTCACGCCTCACCTACATGCCGGGCACTtcctactcaaaaaaaaaaaaaaaatcactgccatggtgtcaatGCCGACtccctaggacaaggtagaactgcacctgtgacttTCCAGGACTGtggctgtttacaggagtaggaagttcCATCCAGCTTcagagaagcagctgatggtttcgtactgccaaccttgcagttagcagcccaacatgtaaacacTGCACcacctgtccttcttcctccctaCTCAACTGCGTACAAATTCCCCCCATGGCTTCCAGCATAAACCCCCAGCTCCTTCCTGGGACACACAAGCCCATGTTGTTCCATCCCTGCGCACCTTCCAGGATCTTCTTTCTTATTCCCTGTCTTAGACGCTTTGTGCCACCTCAATCGAGTGTAGTCCCTCAAGATGCCCTAAGTCTGATCCGATTCCACGGCACAGAGACTCTGCATGCTGGTTCCCGTCTAAAATGCCCTTCTTAGCTCAAAGCAGCACAACTGTTCATTCAAAACCTGACTCTCCAGAGCAACCACCTCTCCAAGAAACCTTTCCTGACCTGCTGAGCAGCGCACCCCTCCTTTTCTCTATAAtacccaaacttatttgacctactgCCCCTTCTCCGGCAAAAAAGACTCAGCATGCCCCGCACCCCCACCTCCAGCAGTTAACAACAGTTGTGCTCGAGCCCGCCATCTGGGATACAGTATAGGTGTCTGCTTTTGCAACTTCTTTGGGTGATTCCAGGGTCCCCTGAGGGCAGAATCACCCACTTGGGAAAACACTGCTCCAGAGAAAGGTCAGCAAATATTTtcttaaagaaaacccaaaagcaCTGCCAACTAACtcctggcaaccctacaggacagggtgggactgcccctgtgactttctaagGCTGATAGCCCTTTTACAGCAGAGGAAAGCCTTGTCTTATcagagagtaaatattttaggctATGCTAGACAAGAGGAAAAAGTGATGTAACCaaagagcaaaaccaaacccactctcatcctgtcaattctgactcatcgggacCCTATAAGGAAGAGCAGGACTGCTCTCtagctttataggagcagatggtCCAGCGGGTAAACTCACGGTGCCACCTTAGAGACCTGTGTCcaagaaaaccaaatccactggcatcaacttgattccacctcagagcgaccctacgtAGGGTTTGGGGAactttgtacatctttatgggagcggagaAGACAGGCTGTCTTTCTTCTGCGGGGCAGCTGgctggtttgaaccacagaccttggggtttgcagtcCAACGCTGACCGGGCAACGCCAACAAGGCTCCTCTTTTGGGTACCCAGAGAGTCATTTCATACCaaactggaaaacaaaaacaGGCTTAGCTCATGGGCCGTATAAAAACAGATGGCAGACCAGATTTGACCCAGAGCCCAGTTTGTCAACAGTCTCTGCTTTAGAGAATCCGTTATGCATCTCTGTATTTCTCTCACTGTCTCCCGGGCTAGACAGTGTGCAAGCCTATGGGGAAGCCCGGGTGTGTCTGTTTCCGTATGGTCAGGGTCAAGCTCAGGGCCTGGCGCTCAGAGCACATTTGCTGAGTGAATAAGTGATTGAACCGGAGCCTGAACCCCGTGGGAAGAGAAGTCTGAATGCTGGATGCTCATTTCTCACCTGTCCTCATCACACGCCCCTTTCTCAGGTGGACTAGAGTGACCCATGGGACTTCAATCATCCCTGTGCTCCAGAGAGAGGACAGCCAAAATAAGTGCCAAGGTTTAATCATAGAGCTGCTCCTAGAACTTGGTCTTGTCCCTTTGTCCCTAGAGAGTGACCCAGATGTCCAGGTGTTGCATCTCAATGACAATCCTTGTCAATGATCAGATAGGTGTCCTGTCTTATAAACAGGAAGGATATGGATCTTCATCATAGGAAGGATAAAGGAGGAAGTAAGAAGTGTtgggggagaaggaaaaaaaaatttgcCTTGCCCTAACCCTGGTGCCATAGGGCATTGTGCGCGGAGCTGTTAGCCACAAGGAAGACCCTCTCACAGCCCTGGAGACCCTGATgcaggaactgccctgtgggtttcctagcctggaaatgttcatgggagtagaaagcttcatctttctcccttggagcagctggtggctccaaactgctgacctcgtggttagcaggccgaGCCAAAACCTccagcgggagaaagatgaggtttcctcctCCGGGAAAGAGCAAGCATCCCTGAAAGCCactggagcagttctcccctgtcctgtagagtccgaGCGATGGGtggcactgagtgagtgagtgcagagGCTTGGGGTTAATGTAATGCCTCCGGTAGGCAGGGCTGCTGTAATCAAAACGTTACCCATAAGTGGCTTTCCCAAAGGAGACTTTCTCACAGTTGAGTTGGCTAGAAGTCTGGACTCAGTACCTGTCTTGAAGGGAAGGCCTGCTCTCTGTGTTAGTGCTGGAGGAGTCTGTCTCTTGGAGCTCCTGCTCCTGCGGGATTTTCTGGTGACTTGGCATTGCTCTGCTCTTCCTCCATCTCCGCTCCCTGCTCCTTAACTTGCTGGTTTAAAACTCTTTTACATTTCAAAAGAGATGGACTCCAACACACCTTAACCTAACCAAGAAAACTCCTTCCCAAATGGCATGGTGACCACAAGCATAAAGGTTAGATGGTTACTCTCACTGGACCGtggtccccaaggtcagcagttcaaaaccaccagccactctttggaaggaagatgggctttctactcctgttaagagttacagtgtcggaaactcacagggacagttctacctttgtcctataaggtcagtgagggtcggcactgactcaatggcagtgagtttatttgaaGGGGACAGGGAGGCACTGTTCAGTCCGTAATAGATAAAGAGCGTAAGAATTTCCAAACAGAAGTGCACAGTTCACCGGGCACAGAAAAATGAGTCGGACTGGAAGGACGGAAGGAAGTGGCTGAGCTTGGGCAACTGGGGAGTTTTTCAGGCTCCCAGTCCAGCATAAGAGGAGACTTCAGAGAACAGTAGCGCCTGTTGAAGGCTGACTGCGCCTCCCAGGAAGAGTGCTGCTTGTGTCCGTTGGACTACCTCTGCCACCGGAAAAAGAATCGAAGACTGACAGACGCAAGTGGCTCTTTTTGTGGTAGGTGTGCTTGTAGTACTATCTCTTCACCTGCCAGGTGGTCATTGACAGAAaaatcaggggtgggggtgggggtgggggggggtgtgtgtgtagagagagagagaggggagcagagGGCCCTCTCTGGCATTCAGAATAGAGAAagcagactgtgtgtgtgtgtgtgtgtgtgtgtgtgtgtgtgtgtgtgtgtgtgtgtgtgtgtagggagagagagagaggagcagagGGCCCTCTCTGGTGTTCAGAATAGAGTaagaagactgtgtgtgtgtgtgtgtgtgtgtgtgtgtgtgtgtgtgtgtgtgtgtgtgtagggagagagagagaggagcagagGGCCCTCTCTGGTGTTCAGAATAGAGTaagaagactgtgtgtgtgtgtgtgtgtgtgtctgtgtgtgtgtctgtgtgtgtgtgtgcgtgtgtgtgtgtgtgtgtgtgtgtgtgtagggagagagagagaggagcagagGGCCCTCTCTGGCGTTCAGAATAGAGAAagcagactgtgtgtgtgtgtgtgtgtgtgtgtctctgtgtgtggggggggggagagagagagaggagcagagGGCCCTCTCTGGCGTTCAGAATAGAGAAAGCAGACTCCTGGCTGGTCTCGGCCAGTGGGGAAggaattggggtggggtgggggggcaggaagaTTAATGAGAGCACCTGGGAGGATATTGAAAGGGCCTAGGGTTTGTGGGGGCAGAGAGCACAGAGACTGAGTCATTCCTTTTGATGAGAATTTGGGGAAATGGTTGGTAATGGGGAAAGAGTACGAGAACtgaggggaggagtggggagttTAGGATAAAGGGAATGGGTATGGGGGCTGATGACTTAAAGGTGTCCAGGGACCCAGGATCATGCAAGAGTCGCTGCTGCTTTGCTTTGATGATTCCCCAAGACGGGCTTCTGTCTTCCCAGCTTGCAGAAGCCAAAGAGCAGATTCCGGTGAAAGTCCAGGCCAAGTTCTGACtcttcctcttccctccacaGCTCTTCAGCCTCCGTCATGTGGAACGGCTCTGATGCCAACTTTTCCTGCTACCATGAGTCTGTGCTGGTCTACCGTTACATTGCGGTCAGCTGGGGCATTCTGGTGGCTGTGACGGGCACCTTGGGCAACGCGCTCACGCTGCTGGCCTTGGTCATCCTGCCCAAGCTCCATACCCGCTTCAACTTGCTCATCGCCAACCTCACACTCGCGGatctgctctactgcaccctgctgCAGCCCTTCTCCGTGGACACCTACCTCCACCTGCACTGGCGCACGGGGGCCACCTTCTGCAGGGTCTTTGGACTCCTCCTCTTTACCTCCAACTCGGTCTCCATCCTCACCCTCTGCCTCATCGCGCTGGGACGTTACCTCCTCATCGCCCACCCCAAGCTCTTTCCCCAAGTGTTCAGTGCCAAGGGGGTAGTGCTGGCGCTGGTGGGCACCTGGCTAGTCGGCGTGGCTAGTTTCGCCCCCCTCTGGAATGTCTATGTCTTGGTCCCCGTCGTCTGCACCTGTAGCTTCGACCGCATCCGAGGCCGACCCTACACCACCATCCTCCTGGGCCTCTACTTTGTGGTTGGGCTAAGTAGCGTTggcattttctattgcctcatccACCGCCAAGTGAAGCGAGCAGCCCAGGCTCTGGACCAATACAAACTTCGCCAGGCAAGCGTCCGCTCCAACCACGTGGCCGGGACAGAGGATGCCATCCCTGGTCGTTTTCAGGAGCTGGACAGCGGGTTGGCCTCGGGAGCGCCCAGCGAGGGTATTTCATCGGAGCCAGTCAGTGCTGCCACCACGCAGACCCTGGAGGGGAACTCATCTGAAGTGGGGGAGCAGGGCAACCACAAAGTGGCTAAGCCGATGGCAGAGAGAAATCCACCGAAAGCGCCTGCCCAGGCCAGGCCGACCCCAAGATCCCGGAAAGCCCAGGACTCCCCATCCGAGTTTGGGAAGGTGACTCGGATGTGCTTTGCGGTGTTCCTCTTCTTCACCCTGAGCTATGTGCCCTTCTTGCTGGTCAACATCCTCGATGCAAAGGTCCAGGCTCCCCGGGTGCTCCACATGCTGGCTGCTAACTTCACTTGGCTCAATGGTTGCATCAACCCTGTGCTCTACGCAGCCATGAACCGCCAGTTCCGCCAAGCATACAGCTCCATCCTTCGACGAGGGCACCAGAGTTTCCGCAGGCTCCGTTAGGACAGTGCCCTCAGTCACCAGATTCCATGACCGTCCCTCCTCCCCGGACCAAAGTAGCCAGTTGACACAAAAGTAGGTGAAAATAAAGACTTGGAGGACTTCACAGAGAATCCAAGccaaagagatgagtcagtcagggtgcagtgtagcactgatgaaacatacaactttccgctagttctttaatgcttcgttCCCCCCTCGCCccaacacacactatcatgaccccaattctaccttacaaaactggctagaccagagcatatacacgggtacagataagagctggaaacacagggaatccaggacagataaacccctcaggaccaacaatgagagtagcgatgccaggaggggaaggggaaagaggggggaaaagggggaactgatcacaatgatctacctataactccctcccagggggaaaggtaacataaaagtgggtaaagagagacagtggtcagtgtgagacataaaaaaaataatttataaattatcaagagttcgtgagggagggagggagggaggaagggagggaaggagggtggggaagggggggaaatgagctgataccaagggctcaagtaggaaaaaaatgttttgaaatgatgagggtaacatatgtacaaatgtgcttgacacaatggatgtatttatgtaTGTGATAGTAtgtatgtgataagagctgtatgagcccccaataaaatgatttttttaaaaaaggccaaGCCATTCCATGAATGTTTCAGTCTGAGGCTGTCCAATGTACAGTGTTATTAATAAATGAACTCTCTAGTTTTAATGTATAAGTGtagttcctggaaaataaatagtcCAGGTTTGGTTTAGAGACTGGAATCTAACaattgagtgtatgtgtgtggaaggcagggatgggatgagagggaggtggtagttacataatctggtgtcaatttgagaggattaggagtgagTAAAGGAGAGGAGTCTGACCTgtaaatcaagatataaccaatgaggcctggcctcctgagaattctggaaactctggtactttctccttggggcagaagacacactctctctgctcactcccttggagactctctactgacaaggctgacttcctgtgggCCATCCTTAAAGAGAAATCACATGGACCAACTCTGATGCAgctagaaccctggacctggagaagccacgtggagacccctgccagtgctcaggTGCTTACAATGGCACTGGATCtcaagacttccacccactggcctgtgatcttcctgcattcggcatcattgcatgtatgctGTGAgtgtgaagaagactttataatatggtgtcagacatataggctaatattggaattatggacttgatctggtctgggctgggctgtttccttaatattcaactgctcttgtatataaacctctttcttatacacatatgcgtgtttatgaatttgtttctctagtctacccagactaacacagggggtgtgaggatgtgtgtcagagcagggaCAGGAAGCAGCCGGCCTGGGACACAGTCCTCTGCTGAAGGTTTCCCATGAACAAAACCCATGAGTTGGTTGGAGGGGACTGTTGTCAGGTGGCATCATGCCGGtgatggttctggctcatagtgaccctacagactaCAGAACGCGACGcaactcagtcctgtgccatcctcacgatcagccttaggtttgagcccatgattGCGGCCACTGTGCCACAACATTTtgcggagggccttcctctttggcgatacctctctgctttaccaagcatgatgtccctctagaGGGCTCAATCTCTcccgacagcacgtccaaagtaactgagacaaaatctcaccatctttgcctctaaggagcaaggcTTGTAGAAGCAAAAGAGCAGAGACTCTAGTTAAGAGGCCTCAGGGGCAAAGCTGGAGAGAGATCATACCAGTCAGAGCCCCTTCCTCCAGCAAGCCTATCAGCCCCCCACCACCCCTTGTACTTCTCTGAGCAGTCGAGCCCTTAAAGCGCCGGTGGTCACCAGGGGGCGCTAGTTCTCTGCGTTTTCTCTCTGGCTTCCTGAGGCCTAAAGCTGCCAACAGGATTAGGAGGCCTAGTGCCCTGAGAGGCAAAGGATTCTCCCTGACCTGGGGGAATCCGCCCTCTCCCTTTTTCTCCAAAATTTAGGAAGAAAGGCCAAGACCGAGGTGCttattatttgaaatatttattgtcttctaaATGTGGGGGCCTAGGATGCAGCAGgtgaggaaaggggaagggggcCCACACTGGCACTAGAGGAGTGTGAGAGTCATGATGACAAGACTACTCTGCCTCCACGCTGTCCCTTCCCCATCCCAAATCCATGGCTTTAGAGAACAAAGTGGAGTCCAGAGAAATTCAGACAGGGGAGAAAGCATGGTAGTGTGATGACCAAATCAAGACCCTCACAGTCAACACACTCCCAGGGTCCAGGAATCCTGCCTCCCTCTGTCTCCTCTCTAGAACACTTGCTCCTGGTGTCCTGCTTCCACAGTAGCCTAACCAGAAGTCAAGTTTGTGCGTGCTACTGAGGGAGGGCACCAGACAGGCGGGGTGAACCGCAGGACCAATGATGAACGTCAGCTTGGGAGTGGAGAGACCAAGGGTTCCCCGTGAGGACTCCCTGAGATTAGTTCTGTGAATGTGTGCAAGTCATTGGGGCCACTTTGGACATGAGGTTTTATCACTGGTAACAagagggagtggctggtgttctttctcaCTCAGTGCTGTTCTGTAAACAGGTTGTTGGGGGTAATCCTCACAAAAACACCCTTAAGTATATGATCTCTTTCTCTCAAATAAGAAAATTGAAGCAaaagtaacttgcccaaggtcaaacAGCTAGTGAATGCCATCCAGATTTGAATGCCCCTACTCGTCTCAACACAAGACAACTGCTTTTTTAAAACTGCAATCAAGTGACCAGCTAGTCCCTAAACGTCCTAAAAAAAAGAAGTCCTGATCCCTAAAAGCTGGACCATTCTCTGAAGGGTTGTAAACAGGGTAACTTTTCATTATTGCTTGAAGGTAAGTCAAAAGCTTTGGCAAGGTGAAATGAGCAGCAATAGGGATTGAGGTTAGACCTCAGGAAGGACTTCTCAATTTTCAATCGctggaaaaaagaaaactgaCTCAGGGGACCAGAGAGTCTGAGCTCACTAAG
This genomic interval carries:
- the GPR84 gene encoding G-protein coupled receptor 84, with translation MWNGSDANFSCYHESVLVYRYIAVSWGILVAVTGTLGNALTLLALVILPKLHTRFNLLIANLTLADLLYCTLLQPFSVDTYLHLHWRTGATFCRVFGLLLFTSNSVSILTLCLIALGRYLLIAHPKLFPQVFSAKGVVLALVGTWLVGVASFAPLWNVYVLVPVVCTCSFDRIRGRPYTTILLGLYFVVGLSSVGIFYCLIHRQVKRAAQALDQYKLRQASVRSNHVAGTEDAIPGRFQELDSGLASGAPSEGISSEPVSAATTQTLEGNSSEVGEQGNHKVAKPMAERNPPKAPAQARPTPRSRKAQDSPSEFGKVTRMCFAVFLFFTLSYVPFLLVNILDAKVQAPRVLHMLAANFTWLNGCINPVLYAAMNRQFRQAYSSILRRGHQSFRRLR